A single window of Rana temporaria chromosome 1, aRanTem1.1, whole genome shotgun sequence DNA harbors:
- the LOC120944668 gene encoding uncharacterized protein LOC120944668 has product MSDSADSDVQQNKRTKRQKSRGPIYTKEENAALVAAVSKEKVTLFCQSVPASEKSAAWERVRDSVNAVSKFHRPTNGVRHRFYDCRATVTKKMQRLRLGQNRGKPIKLREWEAELRDVLLAEDVPGFSSRGQNHRAGDQETSSLEGSAPTPSTSYQQHSGESCIQDPPASASGRTIAPPQDQQYHPERRVQCSPHSPVLLLERLEIQPEITPIIPQTPDFSPGPEEEHRGQGSFIQPPHALMPPTAVPPFPTVQEIILRELIELRCDNRKLQRKVKRLTRLTHQLSRQQTESFEIILARASQQHN; this is encoded by the exons ATGTCAGATAGTGCGGACTCAGATGTGCAGCAGAACAAGCGAACCAAGAGACAGAAATCAAGGGGACCCATATATACCAAAGAGGAGAATGCTGCATTGGTTGCTGCAGTATCAAAAGAAAAAGTGACACTCTTCTGCCAATCCGTGCCAGCATCTGAGAAGTCAGCAGCCTGGGAACGAGTCCGGGACTCCGTGAATGCGGTCTCCAAGTTTCACAGGCCCACCAATGGCGTCAGACACAg GTTCTATGATTGTCGGGCAACGGTTACAAAGAAGATGCAGAGGCTTCGACTAGGACAAAACCGAGGAAAGCCTATCAAGTTGCGAGAGTGGGAGGCGGAGCTAAGAGATGTCCTTCTGGCAGAGGATGTCCCTGGATTCAGCAGCAGGGGTCAAAATCATAGAGCTGGTG ATCAAGAAACATCATCCTTGGAAGGATCAGCTCCAACTCCAAGTACATCCTATCAACAACATTCTGGTG AAAGCTGCATTCAAGACCCTCCAGCATCGGCTTCTGGCAGGACCATTGCTCCTCCTCAGG ATCAGCAATACCACCCTGAGAGGAGAGTACAGTGCAGCCCGCACTCTCCTGTTCTTCTTTTGGAGAGGCTGGAGATTCAGCCAGAGATTACCCCTATCATTCCCCAGACTCCTGATTTCTCCCCCGGCccagaggaggagcacagaggacaagGTTCATTCATTCAGCCACCCCATGCCCTGATGCCACCTACTGCTGTACCGCCTTTCCCAACTGTGCAGGAGATCATTCTGAGGGAGCTTATAGAATTAAGGTGTGACAACCGAAAACTACAACGAAAGGTCAAAAGGCTTACCCGGCTTACCCATCAGTTGAGCAGGCAGCAAACTGAGAGTTTTGAAATAATTTTGGCCCGGGCAAGCCAACAACACAATTAG